From one Gemmobacter sp. genomic stretch:
- a CDS encoding acetyl-CoA hydrolase/transferase family protein translates to MRAVPADRLDYAPLLRPGGRVLVGQGTAEPLTLTRRLVAAPPPYDLPVFLGPMWSDVWSGDVPPALRLECYGAFGAGARLARERRLAIYPMHVSALAATMGSDRMPVDAVLLQLRPALSGKGWNLGLCRDFVARVARQARVVVAELNPHLPACHGGDVGDLPLTALVQGAEPPVTLPPAPISDIDRRVAAHVAALIPDGAVIQLGVGTIPAAVLAALSGHRDLGLHSGAAPEGVADLIQTGVLTNARKERDRGVSVFGMLIGTPRLYALADRNPALRIAGPDETHNPAIIAGLSRFHAINSALEVDLTGQVGSEEVGGRYLGAVGGQADFVRAAPLSSGGRSIIALPSVTPKGASRIVARVGAATCGRADADTFVTEHGVADLRGQSLAERARRMIAIAHPDHREALARHWHDGGLA, encoded by the coding sequence ATGCGCGCGGTTCCGGCAGACCGGCTGGATTATGCCCCCCTGCTGCGGCCCGGCGGCCGGGTGCTGGTGGGTCAGGGCACGGCGGAACCGCTGACGTTGACCCGCCGTCTGGTGGCGGCCCCGCCGCCCTATGATTTGCCGGTATTTCTTGGCCCGATGTGGTCCGATGTCTGGTCGGGCGACGTGCCGCCCGCGCTGCGGCTGGAATGCTATGGCGCCTTCGGGGCCGGGGCGCGGCTGGCACGCGAGCGGCGGCTGGCAATCTATCCCATGCATGTCTCGGCACTGGCGGCGACGATGGGCAGCGACCGGATGCCGGTGGATGCCGTGCTGCTGCAACTGCGCCCCGCGCTGTCGGGCAAGGGCTGGAACCTTGGCCTGTGCCGCGATTTCGTGGCGCGTGTGGCCCGGCAGGCGCGGGTTGTGGTGGCGGAACTGAACCCGCATCTGCCGGCCTGCCATGGCGGCGATGTGGGTGACCTGCCCCTGACCGCGCTGGTCCAGGGGGCAGAGCCGCCCGTCACCCTGCCCCCTGCCCCGATCTCGGACATCGACCGCCGGGTGGCGGCCCATGTCGCGGCCTTGATCCCCGATGGCGCGGTGATCCAGCTGGGCGTGGGCACCATTCCCGCCGCCGTGCTGGCCGCGCTGTCGGGCCACCGCGACCTTGGCCTGCATTCCGGCGCCGCGCCCGAAGGGGTGGCCGATCTGATCCAGACCGGCGTGCTGACCAATGCCCGCAAGGAACGCGACCGAGGCGTTTCGGTATTCGGCATGCTGATCGGCACCCCGCGGCTTTACGCGCTGGCCGACCGCAACCCCGCCCTGCGCATCGCGGGGCCGGACGAAACCCACAACCCCGCCATCATCGCCGGCCTGTCACGCTTTCACGCCATCAACTCGGCGCTGGAGGTGGATCTGACCGGACAGGTCGGGTCAGAGGAGGTGGGCGGGCGCTATCTGGGCGCGGTGGGCGGGCAGGCGGATTTCGTGCGCGCCGCGCCGCTGTCCTCGGGGGGCCGGTCGATCATCGCCCTGCCCTCGGTCACGCCCAAGGGCGCAAGCCGGATCGTGGCCCGCGTCGGCGCCGCCACCTGCGGGCGGGCCGATGCCGATACCTTCGTCACCGAACATGGCGTGGCCGACCTGCGCGGCCAGTCGCTGGCCGAACGCGCGCGCCGGATGATCGCCATCGCCCACCCCGACCACCGCGAGGCGTTGGCCCGCCACTGGCACGACGGGGGCCTGGCATGA
- a CDS encoding CaiB/BaiF CoA-transferase family protein — translation MTGPLAGMKFIEMVGIGPGPFAAMVLADLGATVLRIDRIQPSGIGIDRPVDCDFATRGRASVALDLKRPQAVDLVLDLIAQADGLIEGFRPGVMERLGLGPDTCLARNPRLAYGRLTGWGQTGPLAPTAGHDLTYLAQTGVLDALGRAGQAPTPPANLLGDFAGGSLMMVIGLLAAIRSGRGQVVDAAIVDGVSLLATPLLGLIAAGIHPGGRGENLLDTGAPHYDSYICACGGYLAIAPIEAKFRADLLRGLGFDPATFPDMADRTTWPAARRLLADRIASHSRDHWADVFAGTDACAAPVLTFAEAQAHPAAQARSSWVTVAGHPQPAPAPRFSATPTATPTPPQPRGAGAAALGDWGIPEHRRDALRAAGIML, via the coding sequence ATGACCGGGCCGCTGGCCGGAATGAAGTTCATCGAGATGGTCGGCATCGGCCCCGGCCCGTTTGCCGCCATGGTGCTGGCCGATCTGGGCGCCACCGTGCTGCGGATCGACCGGATCCAGCCATCGGGCATCGGGATAGATCGGCCGGTCGACTGCGATTTTGCCACCCGGGGGCGGGCCTCGGTCGCGCTGGATCTGAAGCGGCCGCAGGCGGTGGATCTGGTGCTGGACCTGATCGCGCAGGCCGATGGCCTGATCGAGGGCTTTCGCCCCGGCGTGATGGAGCGGCTGGGGCTGGGGCCGGACACCTGCCTGGCCCGCAACCCCCGCCTCGCCTATGGCCGGCTGACCGGCTGGGGCCAGACCGGGCCGCTGGCACCCACCGCCGGGCATGACCTGACCTATCTGGCCCAAACCGGCGTGCTGGATGCGCTGGGGCGCGCGGGCCAGGCCCCGACCCCGCCCGCCAACCTGCTGGGCGATTTCGCCGGCGGCAGCCTGATGATGGTGATCGGCCTGCTGGCCGCCATCCGGTCGGGGCGCGGGCAGGTGGTGGATGCGGCCATCGTCGATGGCGTGTCGCTGCTGGCCACGCCGCTGCTGGGGCTGATCGCGGCGGGCATCCATCCGGGCGGGCGCGGCGAAAACCTGCTGGATACCGGCGCACCCCATTATGACAGCTACATCTGCGCCTGCGGCGGCTATCTGGCCATCGCCCCGATCGAGGCAAAGTTCCGCGCCGATCTGCTGCGCGGGCTGGGGTTCGATCCGGCGACCTTTCCCGATATGGCCGACCGCACGACATGGCCCGCCGCCCGCCGCCTGCTGGCCGACCGCATCGCCAGCCACAGCCGCGACCACTGGGCCGATGTATTCGCCGGCACCGATGCCTGCGCCGCGCCCGTCCTGACCTTTGCCGAGGCGCAGGCCCACCCTGCCGCGCAGGCGCGCAGCAGCTGGGTCACGGTGGCGGGCCATCCGCAACCGGCCCCGGCACCACGCTTTTCCGCAACGCCCACCGCCACGCCCACCCCGCCGCAACCGCGCGGGGCCGGGGCGGCGGCACTGGGGGATTGGGGCATACCCGAACACCGCCGCGACGCGCTGCGCGCCGCCGGCATCATGCTGTGA
- a CDS encoding MaoC family dehydratase: MAGLYYEQFDIGRVFNHDLSRTVTEYDNISFSLMTMNTQPLHIDSHFAEQTEWGKPLFNSLYTLAIMIGMAVTDTTLGTTIANLGMTDVKFPKPVFAGDTLRARTTIIGKRESASRPNAGIVEFEHACLNQRGEVVATCRRTGLMRKQEVA; encoded by the coding sequence ATGGCAGGGCTTTACTACGAACAGTTCGACATCGGGCGCGTCTTCAACCACGATCTCAGCCGCACGGTCACCGAATATGACAACATCTCGTTCAGCCTGATGACCATGAATACCCAGCCGCTGCACATCGACAGCCATTTCGCCGAACAGACCGAATGGGGCAAGCCGCTGTTCAACAGCCTCTATACGCTCGCCATCATGATCGGCATGGCGGTGACGGACACCACGCTGGGCACCACCATTGCCAACCTGGGCATGACCGATGTGAAGTTCCCCAAGCCGGTGTTCGCCGGCGACACGCTGCGCGCCCGCACCACGATCATCGGCAAACGCGAAAGCGCCTCGCGCCCCAATGCCGGCATCGTGGAATTCGAACATGCCTGCCTGAACCAGCGGGGCGAGGTGGTGGCCACCTGCCGCCGCACCGGCCTGATGCGCAAGCAAGAGGTCGCGTGA
- a CDS encoding CoA ester lyase, whose amino-acid sequence MRSILFVPGDSPRKFAKAMGTAADALVLDLEDSVAAPAKAAARGTVAQMLDADRASKQLIVRVNAFDTGLTLDDLAAVMPHRPDGILLPKSRGGADIAELGHYLSAFEAAAGLPQGTTWIMAVATETAEAVLGMASYTPAHPRLRGLLWGAEDLSASLGATSNRDGAAYAGPFVLARNLCLFAAASAGVMAIDTVCTAIGDLEYVADESRAARRDGFVAKMVIHPSHVDPVNAAFTPTADEVAWAETVIRTFDENPGLGVVTIGGKMIDKPHERAARKILAAAGRG is encoded by the coding sequence ATGCGGTCGATCCTGTTCGTGCCCGGCGACAGCCCGCGCAAGTTCGCCAAGGCGATGGGCACCGCCGCCGATGCACTGGTGCTGGATCTGGAGGATTCGGTCGCCGCCCCCGCCAAGGCCGCCGCACGCGGCACCGTGGCCCAGATGCTGGACGCCGACCGCGCCAGCAAGCAGCTGATCGTGCGGGTCAACGCCTTCGACACCGGGCTGACGCTGGACGATCTGGCCGCCGTCATGCCGCACCGGCCCGATGGCATCCTGCTGCCGAAATCGCGCGGCGGGGCGGATATTGCCGAACTGGGCCACTACCTGTCGGCGTTCGAGGCCGCAGCAGGGCTGCCGCAGGGCACCACCTGGATCATGGCCGTGGCCACCGAAACCGCCGAAGCGGTGCTGGGCATGGCCAGCTACACCCCCGCCCATCCCCGGCTAAGGGGCCTGCTGTGGGGGGCCGAGGATCTGTCGGCCTCGCTGGGCGCCACGTCGAACCGCGATGGCGCGGCCTATGCCGGGCCCTTCGTGCTGGCGCGCAACCTGTGCCTGTTCGCCGCCGCCTCGGCCGGGGTGATGGCCATTGATACCGTCTGCACCGCCATCGGCGATCTGGAGTATGTGGCCGACGAATCCCGCGCCGCCCGCCGCGACGGGTTCGTGGCCAAGATGGTGATTCACCCCAGCCATGTCGATCCGGTAAACGCCGCCTTCACCCCCACCGCCGACGAGGTGGCCTGGGCCGAAACCGTCATCCGCACCTTTGACGAAAATCCGGGGCTTGGCGTGGTGACGATCGGCGGCAAGATGATCGACAAGCCCCACGAGCGCGCGGCGCGCAAGATTCTGGCGGCGGCGGGGCGGGGCTAG
- a CDS encoding DUF475 domain-containing protein, giving the protein MTSGTPLSIGAGQKSTLSYFRWAFIVTVIGLALGLWLGFTTEHTIGGALKVFFIVTVLAVLEISLSFDNAIVNANKLKDMTPKWQQRFLTWGILIAVFGMRIVFPLLIVVIAANVGPWTALVMAASQPEEYSRIMHDAHLPIAAFGGTFLMMVALTFFFDHEKDIHWVRWIEEKASTYSSVKGIEIAFVLVIMLIFSEVIESYKGASYATTFFHSAIWGLLTFLLVEVLGGILDRSQQMMEGAAKGGLGAFLYLEVLDASFSFDGVIGAFALSSNLFIIAIGLGVGAMYVRSMTIMLVEKGTLAQYRYLEHGAFYAILILSVIMYVQTLTHIPEVITGLGGAALIGISLWSSIRWNRTNGDEAAEAVEA; this is encoded by the coding sequence ATGACCTCAGGGACACCCCTTTCCATCGGCGCCGGGCAGAAGTCGACGCTGAGCTACTTCCGCTGGGCCTTTATCGTCACCGTCATCGGCCTTGCGCTGGGCCTGTGGCTGGGCTTTACCACCGAACACACCATCGGCGGCGCGCTGAAGGTGTTCTTCATTGTGACCGTCCTTGCGGTGCTGGAGATTTCGCTGTCGTTCGACAACGCGATCGTCAACGCCAACAAGCTGAAGGACATGACCCCCAAGTGGCAGCAGCGGTTCCTGACCTGGGGGATCCTGATCGCGGTGTTCGGCATGCGGATCGTGTTCCCGCTGCTGATCGTGGTGATTGCCGCCAATGTCGGTCCCTGGACCGCGCTGGTCATGGCCGCCAGCCAGCCCGAGGAATACAGCCGCATCATGCATGATGCCCACCTGCCCATCGCGGCCTTTGGGGGCACCTTCCTGATGATGGTGGCGCTGACCTTCTTCTTTGACCACGAGAAGGACATCCACTGGGTGCGCTGGATCGAGGAAAAGGCATCGACCTATTCGTCGGTCAAGGGGATCGAGATCGCCTTTGTGCTGGTGATCATGCTGATCTTCTCGGAAGTGATCGAGAGCTACAAGGGCGCGAGCTATGCCACGACCTTTTTCCATTCGGCCATCTGGGGTCTGCTGACCTTTCTGCTGGTCGAGGTGCTGGGCGGCATCCTGGACCGGAGCCAGCAGATGATGGAAGGCGCGGCCAAGGGCGGCCTGGGCGCGTTCCTGTATCTGGAGGTGCTGGACGCCTCGTTCAGCTTTGACGGCGTGATCGGCGCCTTTGCGCTGTCGTCGAACCTGTTCATCATCGCCATCGGTCTGGGCGTGGGCGCGATGTATGTGCGGTCGATGACCATCATGCTGGTGGAAAAGGGCACGCTGGCGCAATACCGCTATCTGGAACATGGCGCGTTCTACGCCATCCTGATCCTGTCGGTGATCATGTATGTCCAGACGCTGACCCATATCCCCGAGGTCATCACGGGCCTGGGCGGTGCAGCGCTGATCGGGATTTCGCTGTGGTCGTCGATCCGCTGGAACCGCACCAACGGCGACGAGGCGGCAGAGGCCGTCGAGGCCTGA
- a CDS encoding MFS transporter, translating to MEPAGRRIIGPTALAVIVVVVGFACNFLARGIVDTFMVFMQPLEQEFGWNHAQLTQVYSAYLLTLGAMSPFTGTLLDSWGPRVSYLTGAALLALAMLVAGNTSALWHLYLAPGVLCGMAASLMGMVPAAALIGRWFDRQMGLMVAIAYAGFGSGMLLVVPLAQAGIDAFGWRDTYRILFWCCAALVPLLALLPWGRIGDGAAGNPRAAAARGRAARGTMQATGPQWTVRSALRTVEFWLLVQAFFFTAVAAYLTTVQVIAFLISRGYPPLAAALAFGTAGMLSIFGVIVSGWAMVRFGIRRATLVSYAGTLAGVLALLAFAIWPHPALVWLFILTFGTSQGARGPVISSLNARIFARGRVSSIYGLIFMLMSFGSAFGAWLSGRLYAWTGDYSAAFVVAALAVVLAAAPFVLTRRLTHARELPPPGH from the coding sequence ATGGAACCGGCAGGCAGGCGGATCATCGGCCCCACGGCCCTTGCGGTGATCGTGGTGGTGGTCGGCTTTGCCTGCAACTTTCTGGCGCGCGGCATCGTGGATACCTTCATGGTGTTCATGCAGCCGCTGGAACAGGAATTCGGCTGGAACCATGCCCAGCTGACCCAGGTCTATTCGGCCTATCTGCTGACGCTGGGGGCGATGTCGCCCTTTACCGGCACGCTGCTGGACAGCTGGGGGCCGCGCGTGTCCTACCTGACCGGGGCGGCGCTGCTGGCGCTGGCCATGCTGGTGGCGGGGAATACCAGTGCGCTGTGGCACCTGTATCTGGCGCCGGGCGTGCTGTGCGGCATGGCGGCCTCGCTGATGGGCATGGTGCCGGCGGCGGCGCTGATCGGGCGATGGTTCGACCGGCAGATGGGGCTGATGGTCGCCATCGCCTATGCCGGCTTCGGGTCCGGCATGCTGCTGGTGGTGCCGCTGGCCCAGGCCGGGATCGACGCCTTCGGCTGGCGCGACACCTACCGCATCCTGTTCTGGTGCTGTGCCGCGCTGGTGCCGCTGCTGGCGCTGCTGCCCTGGGGCCGGATCGGCGATGGCGCCGCCGGCAACCCCCGGGCCGCCGCAGCACGGGGCCGGGCGGCACGCGGCACCATGCAGGCGACCGGCCCGCAATGGACGGTGCGCAGCGCCCTGCGCACGGTGGAATTCTGGCTGCTGGTGCAGGCGTTCTTCTTTACCGCCGTTGCCGCCTATCTGACGACCGTGCAGGTGATCGCCTTTCTGATCTCGCGCGGCTATCCCCCGCTGGCCGCCGCGCTGGCCTTTGGCACGGCGGGGATGCTGTCGATCTTCGGGGTCATCGTCTCGGGCTGGGCGATGGTGCGGTTCGGCATCCGGCGGGCCACGCTGGTGTCCTATGCTGGGACGCTGGCGGGGGTGCTGGCACTGCTGGCCTTTGCGATCTGGCCGCATCCTGCGCTGGTCTGGCTGTTCATCCTGACCTTCGGCACCAGCCAGGGCGCGCGGGGGCCGGTGATTTCATCGCTGAACGCCCGCATCTTTGCCCGGGGCCGCGTCAGTTCCATCTACGGGCTGATCTTCATGCTGATGTCGTTCGGATCGGCCTTTGGCGCCTGGCTGTCGGGCCGGCTTTATGCCTGGACCGGCGATTACAGCGCCGCCTTCGTGGTGGCGGCGCTGGCCGTTGTGCTGGCGGCGGCGCCCTTTGTGCTGACGCGCCGCCTGACCCATGCCCGGGAACTGCCGCCCCCGGGCCACTAG